ATCCGGCGCAAATTATAGTTTGGTCGACTTCAACAGGGCAGGTGTGCCATTATTAGAAATAGTAACTCAACCAGACATGAGAAGTGTAGAAGAGGTAGAAAGTTATATGCAGACACTCAGGAATACATTGCTTTATATAGGTGTTTCGGATTGTAAGATGGAGGAAGGTTCTTTAAGATTTGAAGCGAGTATATCATTAAGGGAGCATGGTTCAGGTGTTTTTGGTAATAGGGTAGAAATTAAAAACCTTAATTCTATGAAGGCTGTATCAAAGGTGATTACATACGAAATATCCAGACAAGGTGAATTGTTGGATAAAGGTGAAGATGTGTTAATGGAGACAAGGTTGTGGGATGATGTTGATTTAGTAAGCAGGCGGATGCGTTCAAAGGAAGAATCTCATGACTATAGATATTTCCCAGAGCCTGATTTGGTTCCTTTCCAAGTTGAACAGAAATGGATTGATGAGACGAAGGCAGCAATACCGGAACTTCCTGTCAATAGACGCCTGAGGTTTGTGAATGAGCTATCAGTTTCTGACTATGATGCGGGTATTCTTACAGAAGATAAGCTTCTTGCTGATTATTTTGAGGAGTGTGTAAAAATATCTCAAGATTTCGAAAAAGAGTTAAGTAATTGGATTATCAATGACATACTTCGCGTGTTAAATGAACAAAAAATAAATATACAGGATTTTGTTATATCTCCGGAAATGCTGGTTGAGTTAGTTAAAATCAAGCCAACAATTGGAAATTCTATTGCTAAAGATGTCTTTGCCGAAATGATAAATACAGGGAAGAGTGCTTCGGCCATAGTTAAGGAAAAAGATTTAGTGCGTATGGATGATACCAGTGAACTTGACGAGATTGTTATTAAAGTTATAGAAGAGAATCGACAAGCCGCAGAAGATTATGGACAGGGCAAGAAAAATGCTTTAGCTTTTTTAATCGGGCAAACAATGAAAATTACCAAAGGCAAAGCAAATCCAAAAATATTAACGAAGTTATTTAAGCAGAGATTATCTGCCAGCCCAGAGTAAACCTGCTATCCTATACATCTTTTGCTTGAATAGTTTTTCTGTTATTTCCTTGTGCTCTATTAACCGCTTTATCAATTAAATCGTAGACTGAATTACTCAACTCGCTAATGAATTCTCCAGACGTATTACAATCGTTACTTTTTACATATTCTCTGACTTTACTAGCAACAACAAGAACATCTCTTTCCTTTTTTTTTGCTTTCTTTGCCATCTCTTTCTCCTTAATAT
This portion of the Candidatus Scalindua japonica genome encodes:
- the gatB gene encoding Asp-tRNA(Asn)/Glu-tRNA(Gln) amidotransferase subunit GatB translates to MKYEVVIGLETHAELDTESKLFCGCSTKFGSEPNTQTCPVCLGLPGVLPVMNKKAFEYSLKVAVALSCEINKFTNFDRKSYYYPDLPKNYQTSQNYFNIGNNGYVDIVVAGKEKKINIHNVHLEEEAGKLVHPETSGANYSLVDFNRAGVPLLEIVTQPDMRSVEEVESYMQTLRNTLLYIGVSDCKMEEGSLRFEASISLREHGSGVFGNRVEIKNLNSMKAVSKVITYEISRQGELLDKGEDVLMETRLWDDVDLVSRRMRSKEESHDYRYFPEPDLVPFQVEQKWIDETKAAIPELPVNRRLRFVNELSVSDYDAGILTEDKLLADYFEECVKISQDFEKELSNWIINDILRVLNEQKINIQDFVISPEMLVELVKIKPTIGNSIAKDVFAEMINTGKSASAIVKEKDLVRMDDTSELDEIVIKVIEENRQAAEDYGQGKKNALAFLIGQTMKITKGKANPKILTKLFKQRLSASPE